The proteins below come from a single Staphylococcus sp. MI 10-1553 genomic window:
- a CDS encoding ABC transporter ATP-binding protein: MSELLKFKNVTKKYDTTTILNDIDLEIESGHFYTILGPSGCGKTTMLKLIAGFETPDAGEVIYLGKNINQLPANQRQVNTVFQDYALFPHLNVYDNVAFGLKLKKMKKDQIEKKVTEALKLVKLEDYMYSEIHALSGGQKQRIAMARAIVNEPEILLLDESLSALDLKLRTEMQYELRELQSRLGITFVFVTHDQEEALALSDFIFVMRAGKIEQFGTPLDIYDEPVNRFVADFIGESNIVEGTMVKDYVVNIYGQDFDCVDKDIPPQTLVDVVIRPEDITLVPEEEGLFKATVTSSLFRGVHYEMICEDRKGYEWMIQSTKNAEIGTRVGLDFEPEAIHIMVPGETEEEFDKRIEGYGDLNHETH, encoded by the coding sequence TTGAGCGAATTACTAAAGTTTAAAAATGTTACAAAAAAATATGATACAACGACCATTTTGAATGATATTGATTTAGAAATCGAATCAGGACATTTTTATACCATTTTAGGACCATCTGGTTGTGGTAAAACAACAATGTTGAAATTGATTGCTGGCTTTGAAACTCCCGATGCAGGAGAAGTGATTTATTTAGGGAAAAACATTAATCAACTTCCAGCCAATCAACGTCAAGTGAACACAGTTTTCCAAGACTATGCGTTGTTTCCACATTTGAACGTCTATGATAACGTTGCATTTGGGTTAAAGTTAAAAAAGATGAAAAAAGATCAAATAGAGAAAAAAGTAACAGAAGCGTTAAAACTCGTTAAATTAGAAGACTATATGTACAGCGAGATTCATGCGTTAAGTGGGGGCCAAAAACAACGTATTGCAATGGCTCGTGCAATTGTTAATGAACCTGAAATATTGTTATTAGATGAGTCTTTATCAGCACTAGATTTAAAGTTACGTACAGAGATGCAATATGAGTTGCGCGAATTACAATCACGCTTAGGCATTACGTTCGTATTCGTCACACATGATCAGGAGGAAGCACTTGCTTTAAGTGACTTCATTTTTGTCATGCGAGCAGGTAAAATCGAACAGTTTGGGACGCCGCTTGATATTTACGATGAACCGGTCAACCGCTTCGTAGCAGACTTTATTGGCGAGTCGAACATTGTTGAGGGGACGATGGTTAAAGACTATGTAGTGAACATTTACGGACAAGATTTTGACTGTGTCGATAAAGATATCCCACCTCAAACTTTAGTCGATGTTGTCATTCGTCCGGAAGATATTACACTCGTACCGGAAGAAGAAGGGCTGTTTAAAGCGACTGTGACGAGCTCGTTATTTAGAGGCGTGCACTATGAGATGATTTGTGAAGATCGCAAAGGTTATGAGTGGATGATTCAGTCAACGAAAAATGCAGAGATTGGAACACGTGTAGGGTTAGATTTTGAACCTGAAGCCATTCACATCATGGTAC